The Rhinoraja longicauda isolate Sanriku21f chromosome 28, sRhiLon1.1, whole genome shotgun sequence DNA segment TTGTAAGCCACCGGTGAGATACCAGAAGATTGGGGATTGGCCGATGTTGTGCTTCTATTTTCTTAATAGGAAAACCTGGGAACGATCGACAGTGAGTCACGTTGCTGGAGGGATTCAACAGGGGTTGAACGGCGCCAATTCCCAGTCCGCAATGTGACCCGGACAGCATCATGGGTTATGGGAACGCCTTCTgattggtggagggagggagggattgtgaCGCTTCCCCCTCAGGTATCCAATCAGAACGTCTGAGCAGTGTAATTATTCAACTCTCAAACCAACCAATAGGATCCGTTCCAGCTCCATCCCTCATTAGCATAGGGTGACGGCGCTGTCTATTTAATCCGCGCTCCGAATAACTGTTTCTGTATTTGATAAAAAATTCTCTGAGCAAATGCCTGAACAGCAAAAAATAGATCCCAAGAAAGGCGCCAAGAAAACCTTATCGAAGCCAGTGGGCAGAAAACGCAAGAAGTCAAGGAAGCAGAGTTACTccatctacatctacaaagtgaTGAAGCAGGTTCACCCTGACACAGGCATCTCTTCCAAAGCCATGGATATTATGAGCTCGTTCGTCAATGATATATTTCAGCGGATCTCGGGTGAGGCGTCTCGCCTGACCCATTACAACAAGCGGTCCACCATCAGCTCCCGGGAGATCCAGACCGCTGTGCGCCTACTTCTACCCGGGGAGCTGGCCAAACACGCCGTGTCGGAAGGGACAAAGGCGGTGACCAAGTACACCAACTCCAAATAAATATCCACAGAGTACGGACAAAACAAATTGATAACCCAACGGTTCTTTTCAGAACCACGTATATTTTCGGTAAAGAGTAAAATTTCGCCAAGTAATTCTGACACGTTGCTCTCACGATTTTTGCTTCAAATTTAATAAACTTGTTTCTTCCACATTTAAGCATCCGCTGTCCGGGATACCCCTGACAGAACTGCAAATTTCCTCCACTGGAAAACCACGGAAAGTCCACAATTACGTTCTCCTCATGTGGGGCCCTCTGCAATTATACATAATGCCAATTTGGAGCTGACTACGGTGGTCAGCATATATTTACGTGCTTGTTGCTTGTcttttaattgttaattaattACCGTCACCCCGTGTTGTAACTGTCCTGAATCCCACGACAAGTCAAGGCCGCATTGAATTCGCGGACTTTCACAAAACAACTACACAGTGGAGACaagaagctcagcgggtcaggcagcatcttaggagaacgTGGATGGTATTGTTTcccgtcaagaaccttcttcaaactacACTAGTTTCATTTGCGCAGTTTGTGAAGAGAAACCCGTCCATAATCTGCAGCTATTTACTCACTGACCATCCATTGCCAATGGGCGCTCAGGAACAGTttattcttatttcgatttgtaacCAGTTGAAATAAATGTGGTGAACAACATTCCCATAAAATCTAGGGATGTTAATTTAggaggggcgtggctgcgttctgcagctgcggctcaccggcagtctctctgtctttttttttgttgttgtctattttcatcgtttaaatgtacgttttgatttattttaaactctgattatgtggggggtgggggaaacctttttttccaatctcctcctcaacggagatgtgacctttatcgtgtcgtatctccgttcgcgctacggcctaactccgtggagtcggcggcctccagctgggattgaccttgaagactccggtcgcagggcctggacttaccatctcagaggcgtcggccgtgggccctgcagaccgcaacatctggtgttcgcaggtccctggctggcgaccggctttcaggagctccagccgtagcagcttcgaccgccccaaagcGCGaggcttgatcgacccgctcgcaggtcctgggactttccatcgcccggtgggggcttcaaaagtcgggagcctcgaacgcctcgtggcaccacgggagaagaatgaggaggagataagacttttctttgccttccatcacagtgagggtgtgcctggagcaatcactgtgatggctgtttgtgttaaaattgtaattgtgtgtcgtgTTCTTTAttttctactgccggaccctgatgtgagaggacgctggcgctatttgtttgccgcttctccgccaggacagttcgtctgtttgtttttatgtcttgaccgttttgtaaagcgtctttgagcacttggaaaagcgctatataaaataaatgtttattattattattattattagacttAAAGATAATGGTAAAACTcaaatatagatatatatatatatattagacttTGCAAGTTAACCGTTTTTCAAATGTCAGTTATGTGTGGAGGGGAGCTGGTGGTTAAAGAGGACGCAGTCTGCGCTCGGCAGATACCACAGCAGAAGAAACTAGTGAATGAAACCACGGCTAAGAAGGAACATAAACCAAAGCTGAGGCGGAAACTGAAAGGCGAACGGAGATAAAACAAAATACTGTAAAACATGCGTGAAAATGGAAGCTTGGAAAGAAAATGAACGTTTCAGAGCCACACCATTTCAGCACTATTCTCTCCCGTGGTTTGTTCATCAGGTTAAAGCAACTTTGGGACAATGGTAAAGTAAGCACGTGAATCAATtatagaaataaaaacaggacaTATTGGATGATTTGGCTACGacacctccgcctagcagagctggtcctcactctcaacatcttatccttcgactcctcccacttcattCCTCCAGATCCCAAGGTGCAGCCATGGGCATTGGTATGGggctccagctatgcctgcctctataGGATACGTCGAGCAATCGTACCCAGGGGTACACTGTCCCTATTCCTGAATATCTCTGCGACATTGACAACTGCActggggctacctcctgcacccatgcagaactcactgacgagATTAACTTCACAACTAATATccttcctgcactcaaattcacttggaccatctccgacatatcCCTATCGTtttttgatctcaccgtctccatcacaggagatagactatcgaccgACATCTATTATAAATCTACTGATGCTCATAGCTATGTCGATTGTACtttttcccaccctgcctcctgcaaatactgtcccctactcccaattcccctgCCTGCACTGCATCTggaccataccaggacatctcagatgtcctaattctttagggaatgggggtctcaatagacaatagacaatagacaataggtgcaggagtaggccattccgcccttcgagccagcaccgccattcaatgcgatcatggctgatcactctcaatcagtaccccgttcctgccttctccccataccccctcactccgctatccttaagagctctatccagctctctcttgaaagcatctaactaactggcctccactgccttctgaggcagagaattccacaccttcaccactctctgactgaaaaagttcttcctcattgccgttctaaatggcctaccccttattcttaaactgtggccccttgttctggactcccccaacattgggaacatgtttcctgcctctaatgtgtccaatcccctaattatcttatatgtttcaataagatcccccctcatccttctaaattccagtgtatacaagcccaatcgctccagcctttcaacatacgacagtcccgccattccgggaattaacctagtgaacctacgctgcacgccctccatagcaagaatatccttcctcaaatttggagaccaaaactgcacacagtactccaggtgcggtctcaccagggcccggtacaactgtagaaggacctctttgctcctatactcaactcctcttgttatgaaggccaacattccattggctttcttcactgcctgctgtacctgcatgcttcctttcattgactgatgcacaaggacacccagatctcgttgaactccccttcctcctaacttgacaccattcagataataatctgcctttctattcttacttccaaagtgaataacctcacacttatctacattaaactgcatctgccatgtatccgcccactcacacaacctgtccaagtcaccctgcagccttattgcatcttcctcacaattcacactaccccccagcttagtatcatctgcaaatttgctaatggtacttttaatcccttcgtctaagtcattaatgtatatcgtaaatagctggggtcccagcaccgaaccttgcggtaccccactggtcactgcctcccattccgaaagggacccatttatccccactctttgctttctgtctgtcaaccaattttctatccatgtcagtaccctacccccaataccatgtgccctaattttgcccactaatctcctatgtgggaccttgtcgaaggctttctgaaagtcgaggtacaccacatccactgactcacccctgtcaattttcctagttacatcctcaaaaaattccagtagatttgtcaagcatgatttccccttcgtaaatccatgctgactcggaatgatcctgttactgctatccaaatgctcagcaatttcgtcttttataattgactccagcatcttccccaccactgatgtcagactaactggtctataattacccgttttctctctccctcctttcttaaaaagtgggataacatttgctatcctccaatccacaggaactgatcctgaatctatagaacattgaaaaatgatctccaatgcttccactatttctagagccacctccttaagtaccctgggatgcagaccatcaggccctggggatttatcagccttcagtcccatcagtctacccaaaaccatttcctgcctaatgtggatttccttcagttcctccatcaccctaggttctccggcccctagaacatttgggagattgtgtgtattttcctcagtgaagacagatccaaagtaacggtttaactcgtctgccatttctttgttccccataataaattcccctgcttctgtcttcaagggacccacatttgccttgactatttttttcctcttcacgtacctaaaaaaacttttgctatcctcctttatattattggctagtttaccctcgtacctcatcttttctccccatattgcctttttagttaacttttgttgctctttaaaagagtcccaatcctctgtcttcccacacttctttgctatgttatacttcctctccttaatttttatgctgtccctgacttcccttgtcagccacaggtgtctcttactccccttagaatctttcaacctctttggaataaattgatcctgcaacctctgcattattcccaggaatacctgccattgctgttctaccgtcttccctgctagggcatccttccagtcaattttggccagctcctgcctcatgcctctgtaatcccctttgctatactgtaatactgacacttccgattttcccttctgtctttccatttgcagagtaaaacttatcatgttgtgatcactgcctcctaatggctcttttacctgtagtccccttatcagatcaggatcattacacaaca contains these protein-coding regions:
- the LOC144607282 gene encoding histone H2B 1/2-like — protein: MPEQQKIDPKKGAKKTLSKPVGRKRKKSRKQSYSIYIYKVMKQVHPDTGISSKAMDIMSSFVNDIFQRISGEASRLTHYNKRSTISSREIQTAVRLLLPGELAKHAVSEGTKAVTKYTNSK